The Bosea sp. 685 DNA window ACGCGGTTGGCGACGACGTTCTTGGCGGCGATGAAGCCGAGCGGGAAGGCCAGGATCGCCGCCAGGATGGTGCCGAGGAAGGCAATCGCGATCGTCTCGAACAAAGCCTTGACGAAGAGCAGCGCCCGCCCGAACGAGCCCGGATCGGGCGGCAGCATCAAGGCAACGAAGGTGCCGAGATTGCCGAGCCCATGCAGGATCTTCCAGAGCGAGACCTCGAGCGTCGTCAATCCGTAGAGGAACAGGCCGGTGAGACCGGCGACGATCGCGATCGTGATCAGGCGCGTCTTCAGCGAACCGTCGATCGCCGCTTTGTGGCGAGTGATGAGGGCAGCGCGGTCGGTTGTGGACAAGACGAGGCTCATCGGCCGTGCTCCAGGCTCAGCAGCGCATGGCGCAGGCGCTCGGTGCCGTAGTCGATCAGCATCACGGTGACGATGATCAGCAGCAGGATGGCGCTGATGTCGGTGAAGTAGAATTTGCGGATGGCCTCGATCAGGTCCTGGCCGATGCCGCCGGCACCGACGAAGCCCATGATCGAGGCGCCGCGGACATTGATCTCGAAGCGCAGCAGCGAATAGCTCGCGAAATTGGAGAGGACTTGCGGCACCACGGCAAAGCGGATGATCTGCCACCAGCCGGCGCCTGTCGCGGTCATGCCGTCGACTGGCTTCATGTCGATGTTCTCGACCACTTCGGAGAACAGCTTGCCCATGGCGCCCATGGTGTGGATCGCGATGGCGAGCATGCCGGGCAGCGGTCCAAGACCGAAGGCGATGACGAAGATCAGCGCGAAGACGATCTCGGGGACGGTGCGGGAGAATTCGAGGAAACGGCGGGTTGCGAAGCGCAGCCAGCTCGATCTGCCGAGATTGGCGGCGGCGGCGAAGCAGAGCAGGAAGCCGCCGAGCGTACCCAGGATCGTGCCGGTATAAGCGATCAGGATGGTCTGCCAGAGCAGCTTGAGCCAGCCTTTGATGCCCCAGAACCATTCGGCCATGTCGGAGCCGAGCGTCGCCCAGCGCAAGGTCGGCATGGTCTCAAGAATGTATTTCGGGAAGCGCCAGGCGTTCTCGACGAACTTGCCGGGGTCGACCTCGGAGCCGAGCGCCGCGAGCCAGACGCAGACGAGGAAGATCACAGCGCCGATCAGCGTCTGCCGGCGCTTCGCCGACATGGCGCGGCGATAGCTCTCGACATGGCCGCTGATCACGGGGTCGTTGCGGTCGATCGCGAGGGTCATGAACGCGGTCCGTCAGGGGAGGAGGCGTCATTCTCGGGCCGCGCTTTGCGCGGACCCGAGAACCTCGTTGAAGAGATGCCCGGGTCAGGCCCGAGCATGACGTGCTGCGCTTAAGAGGACTTCTTCTTGCGGAGCGCGTCGACGAACTTGTTCAGCTCGATGATCGGGTCGTAGGCCTTGTTGTCGACGGCGACGAGCGGGCCCTGCTTGCCTTCATAGATCTTGTCGAAGGCGACCTTGTCCTTGGTGGCGAGGTTCAGCACCGCGTCGCGGATCGAGGCCTTGAGCGGCTCCGGCAGCTCCGAGAGATAGGCCATCGGCGAGTTCACGATCTGCGCCGACTTGTAGATGATCCGGAAATCCTCGGCCTTGACCATGTTCTTGCGGGCCATACGCAGGAGATTC harbors:
- the phnE gene encoding phosphonate ABC transporter, permease protein PhnE, encoding MTLAIDRNDPVISGHVESYRRAMSAKRRQTLIGAVIFLVCVWLAALGSEVDPGKFVENAWRFPKYILETMPTLRWATLGSDMAEWFWGIKGWLKLLWQTILIAYTGTILGTLGGFLLCFAAAANLGRSSWLRFATRRFLEFSRTVPEIVFALIFVIAFGLGPLPGMLAIAIHTMGAMGKLFSEVVENIDMKPVDGMTATGAGWWQIIRFAVVPQVLSNFASYSLLRFEINVRGASIMGFVGAGGIGQDLIEAIRKFYFTDISAILLLIIVTVMLIDYGTERLRHALLSLEHGR